One Salvelinus fontinalis isolate EN_2023a chromosome 11, ASM2944872v1, whole genome shotgun sequence DNA window includes the following coding sequences:
- the LOC129865808 gene encoding G-protein coupled receptor 26-like codes for MDFAEIIFTLFIVVVAIVSLLSNLLVLLCFVQSTEIRRQVPGIFIMNLSFCNILITLLNMPSTLVGIVRNHQPFGDCLCHTVSFLETFLTANTMLSMAALSIDRWIAVVFPLSYSSKMRYKDAVIMVCYSWLHSLTFSLIALLFSWVDYSHIYASCTMHLSEESDRIKFTIFTVVFHASSFLLSLLILCFTYLKVLKVARFHCKRIDVITMQTLFLLVDIHPSVKQRCLVEQKRRKQRATKKISIFIGSFIICFAPYVITRLTELLPFVGINRHWGIVSKCLTYSKAASDPFAYSLLRLQYKKVLVTVVNRLLRRDLYPSSGHNSSLDTENDYSLQRIS; via the exons ATGGACTTTGCGGAAATTATCTTCACGTTGTTCATTGTTGTGGTCGCAattgtctcgttgttgtcgaaCTTGCTGGTGCTGCTATGTTTTGTCCAGAGCACCGAGATCCGCCGACAGGTACCGGGTATATTCATCATGAACCTGTCTTTTTGCAACATACTTATCACCCTTTTAAACATGCCATCGACATTGGTGGGGATTGTCAGAAACCACCAGCCTTTTGGGGATTGCCTTTGCCATACAGTGAGCTTTCTGGAGACCTTTTTGACTGCGAACACCATGTTGAGTATGGCAGCACTCAGTATAGACCGGTGGATAGCAGTGGTGTTCCCCTTGAGTTACTCCAGTAAAATGCGCTACAAGGACGCAGTGATCATGGTGTGCTACTCGTGGCTCCACTCCCTCACGTTTTCCCTCATCGCCCTCCTGTTCTCCTGGGTTGACTATAGCCACATTTACGCCTCGTGCACAATGCATTTGAGCGAGGAGAGCGACAGGATCAAGTTTACAATTTTCACCGTCGTTTTCCACGCCAGTAGTTTCCTACTCTCCCTGCTGATCCTGTGCTTCACCTATCTGAAGGTGCTAAAAGTTGCACGCTTTCACTGCAAGAGGATTGACGTTATAACCATGCAGACGCTGTTCTTGCTGGTGGATATTCACCCATC TGTGAAACAAAGGTGTCTGGTAGAACAaaagagaaggaaacagagagcCACCAAGAAAATCAGCATTTTCATTGGGTCATTCATCATCTGTTTTGCTCCCTATGTTATTACGAG GTTGACCGAGCTGCTTCCCTTTGTGGGCATCAACCGCCACTGGGGAATTGTCAGTAAGTGCCTGACATACAGCAAAGCGGCGTCTGACCCCTTTGCCTACTCCCTCCTGCGTCTACAGTACAAGAAGGTCCTGGTTACCGTCGTCAACCGGTTGCTGCGCCGTGACCTGTACCCCTCATCTGGCCACAACAGCTCTCTGGACACGGAGAACGACTACTCTCTCCAGAGGATCAGTTAA